ACGGCGATCGAGTTTTCGATATTGCTATCAATGGTCAACTTGTAGAACATAAGTTTGATATTTATAAAAATGCGGGATTCCAGCGTGTAGTCAGAAAAAGGTATTCTGTCAAGGTAGTTGACGGAAAGATTGTTATCAATTTCCCGCGTGTTTATGCTGGACAAGCAGTGTTACAAGCGATTTCCATCGCCACAAAGAAGCATGTTCACCTAGTTTCAGAATCAAGCGGTCAAGATCATTATAATCTAGATTTAGCGCGTCAGAATATAAAACTCCATAGTTGGCTGGATATAGGCAGTGTATTGAAAAAGGATGGCGCTAGCGTAACATCGTTTTTTTCCTTGCCACCATCCTTGTTTGGCTCAGATTATTTTGAGCTTGATAGCAATAGCATCTATCATCTACGTTTTAAAGAACCTACCACTGCTTTCTATCTAGGAAATGAGAAACCTAAAGATTTTGAAGAGACCAAAGACAGTGTACAATTGAATACAGGAAAATATTTTGCCGTATTCCGTAGGGTGCTAAAGGCAGGCGAGGAAATTTTGCTGAAAACTGACCGCGGCGGAGATATTGTGGTCTTTCAGCAGCAAAGCGGGCTTCTTCCAGTATATGACTTGAAAGAGGTCAAAAACTATAAAGCCTATCAAACCCTTTGGCGGGAAGGGGTTTCCGAAATTGAGTTTGCCGGACAAAGACGTCTGGTATTTAATGCTAGTGAGAGTTATATCGCTTGGGAGTTTCAGGTCGGTGCAGCGGATGTGTATTCATTATTGATGAAGTATCATAATCCATTTAAGGAAATTCGTCGTGCTTATTATGAAATTTTAGACAAAAATAAGTACGTGTTGGTGCCTAAAACTCTTGTATCATTGCAACCTACGCGTTCTGGAAAGTGGAATTATATCAATACTGATACAAAGACAATGATCAATGCTGGGACCTACTTTATTAAACTCTATAGTGTTGATTCTAAGGGTGTTGTTGTGGACAATCTAGAGGTCAAATAGCAAGTGGGTCAGGATAGTACATGACGGTTGCCGATGAAATTTTCAGTTATATTGAGCACTTGAAATTTTGTGTCGTTTTGACGTTTATTTTGAGCAATTATAACGGAAATAAAGTTAAGGGACTTTATTTAATATTTAATAACCAAAAAAGGGATAAACCATTTCATGCCTATGAAACGTTTTACATTATTCACAATTTTATTTTTAAGCGTGTCTATGACATTTAGTCAAACAGAGGGCGCCTATTGGAAAACTATTACAGATCGGTCTGCAAAAATTGTGGCTAAACTAGCGCTAGCAGATCAGGCCAAGCAAGAGAGAGCGGTTCACATTATTCGTGATCAATATTATCTTTTGAATGCCTGTTATTCGCTTCGTGATTTGAAAATCAAGGAGAATACGGATAAGAGTCTAAAAGAGCAGATCGCACAGGAGACGCTTCAGGAAACTACCAATTTAAATCAAGCTTTCGTAACCCGGTTAAAACAAGTTTTAACACCGGCAGAAGTTGAAGCAGTTAAAAACGGCATGACCTATCATGTTTATCCGAACACCGTGAAGGCCTATCAAGATATGATTCCTAGTCTTTCAAAAGATGATGTACATATGATTGACAGTTTACTTTATGAAGCTCGAGATTTTGCCATGCAGGCCGAATCTTCGGAAAAAAAACACGCCTGGTTCGGTAAATACAAAGGCAAAATCAATAACTATTTAGCGTCTCACGGCTATAATTTAAAAGAGGAAGGTGACAAGTGGGCCGCGAGACTCAAAAAAACAAACCAATAAACAAGGACCTAAATTATGAATTACTTTATATTCCCAAGGAAATCTTCTATTCGGTTGGCAAAGCTGCTCACTATTGGAATAATGACAGGTGGGGCCATTCCATGCTTCTCTTATGGTGCGAATCCAAGTGAACTCAATCTGCTTTTTTTTAAAAATATAACAGGAAAGGTGGTTGATCAAAATGGAAAACCGCTTGCAGGGGTAACGATATCCATTAAAGGATCAAAGACTGCGACTTCAACGGATGCAGATGGTACGTTTAGGCTAAACTTGCCCGCTGGAAATGAAATTTTGGTGCTCAATTTTGTTGGCTATAAAAGATTAGAAATACCGGTTGGCAACCAAAGTGTGTTAAATATACGCATGGAGGCTGAAAGTCAGGAGCTCGATGAGGTTGTTACGGTTGGTTATACCACACAGAAAAAAGCACATTTGACAGGATCGGTTGTGGCAATAAAAGCGGAAGAGATAGAAGATTTGCCTACGACGAACGTGGCCGCTG
The genomic region above belongs to Sphingobacterium zeae and contains:
- a CDS encoding DUF3826 domain-containing protein; this translates as MTFSQTEGAYWKTITDRSAKIVAKLALADQAKQERAVHIIRDQYYLLNACYSLRDLKIKENTDKSLKEQIAQETLQETTNLNQAFVTRLKQVLTPAEVEAVKNGMTYHVYPNTVKAYQDMIPSLSKDDVHMIDSLLYEARDFAMQAESSEKKHAWFGKYKGKINNYLASHGYNLKEEGDKWAARLKKTNQ